GGGAAAAAGAGCCTGGGGCTGAACGCGATCCACGCTTTTACGCGGTACCGCTTTCTGCTGGATCAGCTTGTCAGCAGGGATTTCAAGACGAAATACAAGCGCTCCGTTCTGGGCGTTTTATGGAGCTTTTTGAATCCGCTCCTGAGCATGACGGTTCAGTATATCGTTTTCTCAACGATTTTCAAATCGGATATCCCGAACTTTGCGGTTTATCTTCTGATCGGGATCGTGTTCTTCAATTTTTTCACCGAGGCTGCCGGAATGGGATTGTCGTCCATTGTCAGCAATTCCTCCCTGCTGACGAAGGTTTACATTCCAAAATATATTTTTCCCGTTTCCCGGGTGCTCTCCTCCGCGATCAATTTTCTGCTTTCTCTGATTCCGCTGTTTTTGGTGATCCTGGCGACGAAAACCCGTATGACCCCGGCGATCCTGCTTCTGCCGTTCGCCGTCGTCTGCACGGTTGTTTTCTGCATCGGAATGAGCATGCTGCTTTCTTCCATGATGGTTTTCTTCCGGGACACCCAGTTCCTGTGGAATGTCATCAGCATGCTGTGGATGTATGCGACGCCGATTTTTTATCCGGAAAGCATCCTTCCGGGGAAGCTGATGTTTATTTTCAAGATGAATCCGATGTACCATGTTATCCGGTTTGCCAGAACGATCGTCCTGCAGGGGATTTCCCCCGAGCCGCAGGCCTATCTGTTTTGTCTGCTGGCGGCGGTGATCCCGTTTGCAATCGGCGCCGCGGTGTTCAAAAAGTGCCAGAACCGATTCATCCTGTATATTTGATGGGGTTTCAACTATGATGATAGATGTTGATCATGTATCCATGATGTTTAAAATCACGCACGACAGAATCCAAAGCATCAAAGAGTATACGGTTGCGCTGCTGCGGCACAAGCTGAAATACGAAGAGTTTTGGGCGCTGAAGGACGTCAGCTTTCAGGTCGAAAAGGGCGAGGTTGTCGGAATCATCGGCCGGAACGGCGCAGGAAAAAGCACTCTGCTGAAAATTATTTCGGGCATTTTGCAGCCGACGGCCGGGAAGGTCACGGTGAAAGGCAACATCGTGCCGATGCTGGAGCTTGGCTCCGGCTTTGATACAGACCTTTCAGGCAGGGAGAATATTTTTCTGAACGGCGCCATTCTGGGCTACTCAAAGGAGTTCTTGACGAAGAAATACGATGAGATCGTGGAATTTTCCGAGCTTGGCCGTTTTATCGACATGCCGATCCGGAATTATTCCTCCGGTATGCTGATGCGGCTCGCCTTTTCCGTCGCCACCGTGGTGAACCCCGAAATTTTAATCGTCGACGAGATTTTGGCGGTCGGCGACGAAAATTTTCAGAAAAAAAGCAAGGAGCGCATGATGGAGCTGATGGGCGGCGGCACGACCGTGCTGTTCGTTTCACACAGCCTGGATCAGATTCGGGAAATGTGCAGCAGGGTTGTGTGGCTGGATAGCGGTATGATAAAGATGATGGGAAATACAAAAGACGTGTGCGACGCATACCAACTTTAGTAGTAAAAAGGGGTGAAGGTATAATGAAAATGAATTATAATAATCTTTATGACGAAAATTATTATAAAACTTCATGTGGAAATATTTCATATGAGGACGAACATTTTAGAAAATTTTTTGAGAATGTTGCAGATCATATTGTCAATGATTTTCATCCCCAAACGGTACTGGATGTTGGTTGTGCAATGGGATATCTTGTTGCGGCTCTGCGCGACAGAGGAGTAGCGGCTTACGGGATAGATGTATCGAAATATGCAATTAGCAAAGTCCGGGAAGATATCAGGCCATATTGCAGAAAATGTTCCGCGTTAGATCCGCTTCCTACGGATTTTCCAAAAAATTTTGATTTGGTTACGACGATTGAAGTTGCGGAACATTTATATGAGGAAGATGCAATTCCTTTTATTCAAAATATTTGCAAGCTTGCCGACACGGTAATATTTTCATCCACTTCTGATGATTTTTCTGAAAAGACCCATGTCAATGTACAACAGACGGAATATTGGGTAAAACGGTTTGCAAAAAATGGATTTTACAATCAGGTGGGATATCCAGCGGCATATATTTCGCAAGTGGCCATGGTGTTCAAGCGGACCAGTGATGTGGCGCATGTGATAGAAAATTATGAACGCAACAGACGGATGCTTGTTACTCAAATTGAGGAAATACAGAGAAAACCGTTCCAATGGAATTTGGCGGCTACTCTTTATTATGACCTTGGAAAGGGATATACGGAAGAAAGTAAAAGTGTATTTGATTTAAAAGATTATAAAATTACAATAGACGTTCCGGTCGATGCGGGAGTACAGAAGGTACGTTTTGATCCTGTGGAAGGAAAGGGATGCTTTGTTGAAGATATCCAGGCAATTGCCGATGACGGGGCAGTTGAAATTCAGAATGCAAATGGATTCCATTTGGATAACTTTGATATTTTTATCAATACAGACCCACAGTTTCAAATCGTCTTGCAGGGGAGAACCACAGGGCGGATAAAGATCAAAGCGAATATTTATCCTTTTGAGGATATGGCCTATTTTTCGTTGCTTTCCAAATTTCAGGAGCTCCTGAAGCATAGGGAAGAAATCAATCAATATGCAGAAAAAATAGAAAAGTATTCGTCTGACCTTCTTGAAAAAACGGATGAAAACATGGAACTTCAAAAGTCGTTGAAGCACTATAAGGAACACTATCAGGTGGCAATCAATCAACGGACGGATTTGACGAATCAACTTGCCGCTTTACAGGGCGCGTATCAATCAATTTCAAATTCCACCTGCTGGAAAGTGACGAAACCAATTCGGGTGCTGCTTGACGCTGTCAAAAAAGTTTTAAAATCGAATCGGGTCACATGGACTTTCTGCAAGGGGCTGAAATGCTTAAAACAGCATGGGGTCAGGTTCACCATGCGGAAGGTAAAATATAAATTCTCTGAAAAAGCTAGAATGAAGGATTTTTACCGCACTCATGTTTTATCGGATGAAGAACGAAAAATACAGGAAGATACGACTTTCCCCAAAAACATTAAATTCAGTATTCTCGTTCCGTTATACAATACGCCTGAAAAGTTTTTAAAAGAAATGATCGAATCTGTTATTTCCCAGACATATTCCAATTGGGAGCTTTGCCTGGCGAACGGAAGCGATGGCGAACATAACAATGTGGGCCAAATTGCAGCGAAATACGCTCAGAAAGACTCACGAATCCGCCATCAAAAACTCGAGAAAAATTTAGGCATTTCAGAAAATACAAACGCATGTATCGAGATGTCGAGCGGGGATTATATCGCGTTGCTTGACCATGATGATATATTGCATCCATCGGCTTTATTTGAAGTGATGAAAGCAATTTGTGACAAAAGTGCAGATTTTATATATACGGATGAAGCGACATTTGAGAAGAGCCTTGATAATATTGTTACGGCTCATTTTAAGCCGGATTTTGCAATAGATAATCTTCGGGCCAACAATTATATTTGTCATTTTTCTGCATTTAAACGGTCCGTTTTAGATAAAGCAGGATGGTTTAGAAAAGAATATGATGGAAGCCAGGATCATGATATTATTTTAAGATTAACCTCACAGGCAGAAAAAATTGTTCATATTCCCAAACTGTTATATTTTTGGCGGTCCCATTCTAATTCAGTAGCCGCTGATATCAATTCAAAAACATATGCAATCAATGCAGGGAAAAAGGCGGTTTTAGATCATTTAAAAAATGCAGGATTGATTGCAAGCATAGAAAGCTCAAAAGCCTTCCCAACTATTTATAGAATAAAATATAAAATTTCCGATCATCCATTGATTTCTATAATAATTCTGAATAGAGATCATATTGAGAATTTACATAAGTGTTTAATTTCAATTATTGAAAGCTCTACTTACTCTAACTATGAAATCATTATTGTAGAAAACAATAGTATCAAACATGAAACCTTCGAATATTATGACTATTTGAAATCCAAGTATGAATTTGTCAGAATAATTTCTTGGGAAGGAGTTTTCAATTATTCAGCCATTAATAATTTCGGATTTCAACATTCGAAAGGGAAATATATTCTTCTGCTGAATAATGATATGCAGGTTATTACTCCGAACTGGATAGAGGAAATGCTGATGTTTGCACAGCGAAAAGACGTGGGCGCGGTTGGGGCAAAATTATATTTTAAAGATAATACAATTCAACATGCGGGTATTATTTTAGGTTTGGGAGCAGACCGTGTTGCTGGACATGCTTTTTATAAAGTGGGAAAAGATAATTTAGGTTATATGGGGAGATTGTTTTATGCACAAGATGTATCGGCGGTGACAGGCGCATGTATGTTAATCCCACGCCATGTTTATGAAGAAATCAACGGGCTGGATGATTCCTTTGCAGTGGCATTTAATGATGTCGATTTCTGTATGCGGATACGAAAGGCAGGATACCTAATCGTTTTCACACCTTATGCCGAGCTTTATCATTATGAATCCAAATCGAGAGGCGCGGATGATGATCCCGAGAAAAGGAAACGATTTCAGAGCGAAGTCTTGCGCTTTCAAAAGAGATGGAGCAAAGAACTCGCTGCTGGGGACCCTTACTACAACCCAAATCTGACTTTAGATAAAGAAGATTTTTCGTTGAAAAATTAAAGGATGTGTGAAAACTATGCTTAATCGGAAAGTGAATCATATAACCATAGGAAGTATAAGTGAAGATCAAAAAAAAAGGTTATTTTTTTATATTTTTACTTTTTGCATCTTTTTTATAATTGCGATTAACTTATATGATTTCTATTCCATTAATAATGGTTATAATAAAGGTTTAAGAGCAGGAGAAATTACATTTTCACCATCCAGCATGAAGGCAAATGGATATGAAATAATTAAAGATCAGTATCTTAATAAAGCTGGTGATTCACAATTCCTTTTACCTCCTGTTAATAGGTTTGTCAACACAGTTAAAATTGATTTTTCGAATTATTCAAAGCAAGACCTTAACATAGCGATTTATTATGCCGATTCAACTCATGGTTATAGCGAAAAATATGTTAAATCGGATATGCTTACAAAAGATAGTTTGGAACTAACAATATTAATTAACTCAAATGTAACAGATTTAAGGGTTGATATAGGTAATAAAATAGGAGAAGAGTTTTCTTTGAAATCAATTACCATAAATGACCCAAATACTTTTCGTGAAAAGAATTTAAATATCTTTCAGCAAAATATTAAATTTCTTGCTTTTTTATTTATATTATTATTAACTTATATACTTATATTTTATGATGGTAGAATTGAAAGGATCTATCTTGTTTCGGCGATTGGTTTAGGTTTACTATACTTGGTAATTATTACTCCTTTTTCAGTCCCTGACGAAATGTATCACTATCAAACGGCATTTCAATTATCAAATATAATGATGTTTCATTGGAAAGATAGTTTGTTCGCTCAGGCGACATATTTTGATTACAGAAGCTTTGCAGGCCACCATAATGTATCCAGTGCTTACCTGCGTGCCCTTCAGGAATTCTTCTTACCCATCAAGCAATCGGAGCTTGTTACAATACCTATGCCTCGAAATTTAAATTATCCTGGATATTATGTTCCACAGGCATTGGGAATTGCAATTGCTCGATTACTTGATTTAAATGTTATTTTAACATTTTATTTAGGAAGAA
This window of the Ruminococcaceae bacterium BL-6 genome carries:
- a CDS encoding Glycosyltransferase, group 2 family protein, which codes for MKMNYNNLYDENYYKTSCGNISYEDEHFRKFFENVADHIVNDFHPQTVLDVGCAMGYLVAALRDRGVAAYGIDVSKYAISKVREDIRPYCRKCSALDPLPTDFPKNFDLVTTIEVAEHLYEEDAIPFIQNICKLADTVIFSSTSDDFSEKTHVNVQQTEYWVKRFAKNGFYNQVGYPAAYISQVAMVFKRTSDVAHVIENYERNRRMLVTQIEEIQRKPFQWNLAATLYYDLGKGYTEESKSVFDLKDYKITIDVPVDAGVQKVRFDPVEGKGCFVEDIQAIADDGAVEIQNANGFHLDNFDIFINTDPQFQIVLQGRTTGRIKIKANIYPFEDMAYFSLLSKFQELLKHREEINQYAEKIEKYSSDLLEKTDENMELQKSLKHYKEHYQVAINQRTDLTNQLAALQGAYQSISNSTCWKVTKPIRVLLDAVKKVLKSNRVTWTFCKGLKCLKQHGVRFTMRKVKYKFSEKARMKDFYRTHVLSDEERKIQEDTTFPKNIKFSILVPLYNTPEKFLKEMIESVISQTYSNWELCLANGSDGEHNNVGQIAAKYAQKDSRIRHQKLEKNLGISENTNACIEMSSGDYIALLDHDDILHPSALFEVMKAICDKSADFIYTDEATFEKSLDNIVTAHFKPDFAIDNLRANNYICHFSAFKRSVLDKAGWFRKEYDGSQDHDIILRLTSQAEKIVHIPKLLYFWRSHSNSVAADINSKTYAINAGKKAVLDHLKNAGLIASIESSKAFPTIYRIKYKISDHPLISIIILNRDHIENLHKCLISIIESSTYSNYEIIIVENNSIKHETFEYYDYLKSKYEFVRIISWEGVFNYSAINNFGFQHSKGKYILLLNNDMQVITPNWIEEMLMFAQRKDVGAVGAKLYFKDNTIQHAGIILGLGADRVAGHAFYKVGKDNLGYMGRLFYAQDVSAVTGACMLIPRHVYEEINGLDDSFAVAFNDVDFCMRIRKAGYLIVFTPYAELYHYESKSRGADDDPEKRKRFQSEVLRFQKRWSKELAAGDPYYNPNLTLDKEDFSLKN
- a CDS encoding Teichoic acid export ATP-binding protein TagH is translated as MMIDVDHVSMMFKITHDRIQSIKEYTVALLRHKLKYEEFWALKDVSFQVEKGEVVGIIGRNGAGKSTLLKIISGILQPTAGKVTVKGNIVPMLELGSGFDTDLSGRENIFLNGAILGYSKEFLTKKYDEIVEFSELGRFIDMPIRNYSSGMLMRLAFSVATVVNPEILIVDEILAVGDENFQKKSKERMMELMGGGTTVLFVSHSLDQIREMCSRVVWLDSGMIKMMGNTKDVCDAYQL
- a CDS encoding Transport permease protein (modular protein), with translation MGTKAKKSVTLAQACIIVMLAYCVCAAALYWIGGDQLKFHNSPGNIESVQPTGPIGEMTQGFSVKQTFRSEIDTIQQVSVQFATYNRKNTGSVLVTLSDAESRRKLFEKRVDVSSLQDNSFAVFDIPNGITGTRGKRMELSVTAVDLDKANAVTLYYNNKESAADGQLLVNGAPANGALCFTVSGTEPVFFGQHYFSIMLAVGVLLAFYLFNLCRKEKNGKKSLGLNAIHAFTRYRFLLDQLVSRDFKTKYKRSVLGVLWSFLNPLLSMTVQYIVFSTIFKSDIPNFAVYLLIGIVFFNFFTEAAGMGLSSIVSNSSLLTKVYIPKYIFPVSRVLSSAINFLLSLIPLFLVILATKTRMTPAILLLPFAVVCTVVFCIGMSMLLSSMMVFFRDTQFLWNVISMLWMYATPIFYPESILPGKLMFIFKMNPMYHVIRFARTIVLQGISPEPQAYLFCLLAAVIPFAIGAAVFKKCQNRFILYI
- a CDS encoding conserved membrane protein of unknown function (Evidence 4 : Unknown function but conserved in other organisms), coding for MLNRKVNHITIGSISEDQKKRLFFYIFTFCIFFIIAINLYDFYSINNGYNKGLRAGEITFSPSSMKANGYEIIKDQYLNKAGDSQFLLPPVNRFVNTVKIDFSNYSKQDLNIAIYYADSTHGYSEKYVKSDMLTKDSLELTILINSNVTDLRVDIGNKIGEEFSLKSITINDPNTFREKNLNIFQQNIKFLAFLFILLLTYILIFYDGRIERIYLVSAIGLGLLYLVIITPFSVPDEMYHYQTAFQLSNIMMFHWKDSLFAQATYFDYRSFAGHHNVSSAYLRALQEFFLPIKQSELVTIPMPRNLNYPGYYVPQALGIAIARLLDLNVILTFYLGRTFNLAFYITCVYFAIKKTPKLKTTFLLLGITPMAMQQAASYSYDAFINAVSFLLIAYFISAIYGEERLTKKDYFFIIVASILLAPAKVVYFPILFMIFLIPRRNFSSEKQRQIIIAIVLGVSLLSILNFSVKPILSHLSGASTLNWEKQHNYTMSFIFHHPLKTIFIFYNTIIHNGLEYFMESFGLRLSGLTLSLPLYVIWLLVLLVLISAFNDNYYAKDSLITNKERVFYLIISITIILIIMLASFLGWTSDTRLIIAGVQGRYFIPILPLFYLIIHNQKINIKYNLNKILIECYFILQGAAIIKIVDYTIVH